A single genomic interval of Helianthus annuus cultivar XRQ/B chromosome 13, HanXRQr2.0-SUNRISE, whole genome shotgun sequence harbors:
- the LOC110891470 gene encoding uncharacterized protein LOC110891470 isoform X1, producing MEIRNPHIFSLSNRYSVKLYTKKNPPTFFRFPLQISRNFRVSAHFNGRRKNHLRKKLIEQQVRQNPINTSPSTLEISDENTRTTRDDASTSNALLLESWANQHKAGADFWSKVDKVDVIQDELLNNVQHNANLLAKEMEMGKAPNSSLANFVNSSGFIGSFTSNPAKLSRVGVSVFCGFLLFIALCRKGKGNKKEEYSSLEKEMLRRKIKARMAKEKSVKGNVEVIQDSKESEPEPDMTVFKERPQLDKEELMNSIVKVKALDDTCLDKIQEIRAMARHAREIQSSGESIDSQPDGKEVNPDVSLPQDGSSIQDVGNSSSDALRLDLPQGEEGSNLFDMEKVLDNATPSCKAVKLRIISSVKEAREYLHKKQEPETNNLHQVPKRDSEDDVFGNTAPSLNHSWKDTSMAGGGDLLNNNNDSKDERTKGSGGELERAKREKWIEDNFHEFEPLVEKIRGGFRNNYMVAREKVKEDLNLVSELERDENESEFEWMKDEKLREIVFQVRENELMGRDPFYLMDTQDKALFFKGLEEKIEKENEKLGHLHDYLHSNIENLDYGADGISLYDPPEKIIPRWKGPPPATTMSQEFLDDYLDQRKALFAETLGNVDLDSQNILRSSNNVDENLKSSNTVIEGSDGSKKAGKKSGKEFWEHTKKWSRGFIDSYNAENDPETKAAMKDIGKDLDRWITEKEIQDAADIMDKVPDKGKKFIAEKINKLKREMELFGPQAVVSKYSEYGDEEEIDYYWWLDLPYLLCIEMYIDGDGDERIGFYSLEMASDVELDPKPHHIIAFEDAGDCKNLCYIIQTHMEMLGNGNAFVVPQMPKDTYQEAKANGFNVTVIRKGELKLDVDQTLEEVEEKIVEIGSKMYHDQIMKPHNVDVDSVMKGVFGFTSRRRLKRPTK from the exons ATGGAGATCCGAAACCCACAtatcttctctctctctaacagATATTCCGTTAAACTTTATACAAAGAAGAACCCACCAACATTCTTCAGATTCCCTCTTCAAATCTCCAGAAATTTCAGAGTTTCAGCTCATTTCAACGGGCGCAGGAAAAACCATTTGAGGAAAAAGCTCATAGAACAACAGGTGCGTCAGAATCCCATCAACACTTCCCCCTCCACTTTGGAGATTTCTGATGAAAACACTCGCACTACTAGGGATGATGCTTCAACATCCAACGCACTTTTGTTGGAGAGTTGGGCTAATCAGCACAAGGCTGGTGCAGACTTTTGGAGTAAGGTAGACAAGGTAGATGTTATTCAAGATGAACTCTTAAATAATGTACAACACAATGCCAACTTGTTAGCTAAAGAGATGGAGATGGGAAAGGCACCAAATTCTTCACTTGCAAACTTCGTAAACTCCTCGGGGTTTATTGGAAGTTTTACTAGTAATCCTGCAAAACTATCTAGAGTGGGAGTGTCCGTATTCTGTGGTTTTCTTCTGTTTATAGCTTTGTGTAGGAAAGGAAAGGGAAATAAGAAGGAAGAGTATTCAAGTTTAGAAAAGGAGATGTTGAGAAGAAAAATTAAAGCAAGGATGGCAAAAGAAAAATCCGTAAAGGGTAACGTGGAAGTCATTCAAGATTCTAAGGAGTCTGAGCCCGAGCCTGATATGACGGTGTTTAAAGAACGGCCACAACTAGATAAGGAAGAGCTTATGAACAGCATTGTGAAGGTAAAGGCATTGGACGATACCTGTTTGGACAAAATTCAAGAAATTAGAGCAATGGCAAGGCATGCACGCGAAATACAAAGTAGTGGCGAAAGCATAGACAGTCAACCAGATGGAAAGGAAGTGAATCCTGATGTTTCGCTTCCACAAGATGGATCAAGTATTCAAGACGTAGGAAATTCTTCTTCTGATGCTCTAAGGCTGGACCTTCCACAAGGCGAAGAAGGGTCAAACTTATTTGATATGGAAAAAGTACTTGACAATGCGACACCAAGTTGCAAAGCTGTGAAGTTAAGGATTATTAGTTCTGTTAAGGAAGCAAGAGAATATCTTCATAAAAAACAAGAACCTGAAACTAATAACTTACATCAAGTTCCAAAGAGGGATAGTGAGGATGATGTGTTTGGCAATACGGCACCAAGTTTAAACCATTCCTGGAAGGATACTAGTATGGCTGGAGGTGGGGATCTTTTGAACAACAACAATGATTCTAAAGATGAGCGTACTAAAGGTAGTGGTGGGGAATTAGAAAGAGCAAAGCGTGAGAAGTGGATTGAGGATAATTTTCATGAGTTTGAGCCACTGGTTGAGAAGATTAGAGGTGGATTTAGAAACAATTACATGGTAGCTAGAGAAAAAGTGAAAGAAGATCTAAATTTAGTCTCAGAGCTTGAACGTGACGAAAACGAAAGCGAATTTGAATGGATGAAAGATGAGAAGCTTAGGGAAATTGTGTTCCAAGTACGAGAAAATGAGCTGATGGGCCGGGATCCCTTCTATCTTATGGACACTCAAGATAAggccttgtttttcaagggtctTGAGGAAAAAATTGAGAAAGAAAACGAGAAACTAGGTCATCTGCATGATTATCTTCATTCCAATATTGAAAATCTTGATTACGGAGCAG ATGGAATTAGCTTGTATGATCCTCCAGAGAAGATTATACCCCGATGGAAGGGCCCCCCACCAGCAACAACAATGAGTCAAGAGTTTCTTGATGATTATTTAGATCAAAGGAAAGCACTTTTTGCTGAAACCTTGGGGAATGTGGACCTCGATTCTCAAAATATTCTTCGAAGCAGCAACAATGTAGATGAGAATTTAAAAAGTTCAAATACTGTGATAGAAGGGAGTGATGGGTCTAAGAAAGCTGGCAAGAAGTCCGGGAAAGAATTTTGGGAGCACACTAAGAAATGGTCTCGTGGATTTATAGATTCTTATAATGCTGAGAATGATCCGGAAACCAAAGCTGCTATGAAGGATATCGGGAAGGACTTGGACAGATGGATTACGGAGAAAGAGATACAAGATGCTGCTGATATTATGGATAAGGTTCCTGATAAAGGGAAGAAGTTCATCGcagaaaaaataaataagttgAAGAGGGAGATGGAGTTGTTTGGACCACAGGCCGTTGTCAGCAAGTACAGTGAGTATGGAGACGAGGAGGAAatagattattattggtggcttGATCTCCCATATCTACTG TGCATTGAGATGTATATTGATGGAGATGGAGATGAGAGAATAGGATTCTATTCATTAGAGATGGCGTCAGATGTTGAACTAGATCCGAAACCGCATCATATTATTGCTTTTGAGGATGCTGGTGACTGCAAGAATCTTTGCTATATTATACAGACACATATGGAAATGCTTGGAAATGGCAATGCTTTTGTTGTGCCACAAATGCCAAAG GATACCTACCAGGAAGCCAAGGCAAATGGTTTCAATGTGACGGTTATAAGAAAAGGAGAGCTAAAACTGGACGTGGACCAAACACTAGAAGAGGTGGAGGAAAAGATTGTTGAGATTGGCagcaagatgtaccatgatcaaATCATGAAACCTCACAATGTGGATGTAGATTCAGTCATGAAAGGTGTTTTTGGATTCACCAGCAG AAGACGATTGAAGAGGCCAACCAAATGA
- the LOC110891470 gene encoding uncharacterized protein LOC110891470 isoform X2, whose translation MEIRNPHIFSLSNRYSVKLYTKKNPPTFFRFPLQISRNFRVSAHFNGRRKNHLRKKLIEQQVRQNPINTSPSTLEISDENTRTTRDDASTSNALLLESWANQHKAGADFWSKVDKVDVIQDELLNNVQHNANLLAKEMEMGKAPNSSLANFVNSSGFIGSFTSNPAKLSRVGVSVFCGFLLFIALCRKGKGNKKEEYSSLEKEMLRRKIKARMAKEKSVKGNVEVIQDSKESEPEPDMTVFKERPQLDKEELMNSIVKVKALDDTCLDKIQEIRAMARHAREIQSSGESIDSQPDGKEVNPDVSLPQDGSSIQDVGNSSSDALRLDLPQGEEGSNLFDMEKVLDNATPSCKAVKLRIISSVKEAREYLHKKQEPETNNLHQVPKRDSEDDVFGNTAPSLNHSWKDTSMAGGGDLLNNNNDSKDERTKGSGGELERAKREKWIEDNFHEFEPLVEKIRGGFRNNYMVAREKVKEDLNLVSELERDENESEFEWMKDEKLREIVFQVRENELMGRDPFYLMDTQDKALFFKGLEEKIEKENEKLGHLHDYLHSNIENLDYGADGISLYDPPEKIIPRWKGPPPATTMSQEFLDDYLDQRKALFAETLGNVDLDSQNILRSSNNVDENLKSSNTVIEGSDGSKKAGKKSGKEFWEHTKKWSRGFIDSYNAENDPETKAAMKDIGKDLDRWITEKEIQDAADIMDKVPDKGKKFIAEKINKLKREMELFGPQAVVSKYSEYGDEEEIDYYWWLDLPYLLCIEMYIDGDGDERIGFYSLEMASDVELDPKPHHIIAFEDAGDCKNLCYIIQTHMEMLGNGNAFVVPQMPKDTYQEAKANGFNVTVIRKGELKLDVDQTLEEVEEKIVEIGSKMYHDQIMKPHNVDVDSVMKGVFGFTSRRLKRPTK comes from the exons ATGGAGATCCGAAACCCACAtatcttctctctctctaacagATATTCCGTTAAACTTTATACAAAGAAGAACCCACCAACATTCTTCAGATTCCCTCTTCAAATCTCCAGAAATTTCAGAGTTTCAGCTCATTTCAACGGGCGCAGGAAAAACCATTTGAGGAAAAAGCTCATAGAACAACAGGTGCGTCAGAATCCCATCAACACTTCCCCCTCCACTTTGGAGATTTCTGATGAAAACACTCGCACTACTAGGGATGATGCTTCAACATCCAACGCACTTTTGTTGGAGAGTTGGGCTAATCAGCACAAGGCTGGTGCAGACTTTTGGAGTAAGGTAGACAAGGTAGATGTTATTCAAGATGAACTCTTAAATAATGTACAACACAATGCCAACTTGTTAGCTAAAGAGATGGAGATGGGAAAGGCACCAAATTCTTCACTTGCAAACTTCGTAAACTCCTCGGGGTTTATTGGAAGTTTTACTAGTAATCCTGCAAAACTATCTAGAGTGGGAGTGTCCGTATTCTGTGGTTTTCTTCTGTTTATAGCTTTGTGTAGGAAAGGAAAGGGAAATAAGAAGGAAGAGTATTCAAGTTTAGAAAAGGAGATGTTGAGAAGAAAAATTAAAGCAAGGATGGCAAAAGAAAAATCCGTAAAGGGTAACGTGGAAGTCATTCAAGATTCTAAGGAGTCTGAGCCCGAGCCTGATATGACGGTGTTTAAAGAACGGCCACAACTAGATAAGGAAGAGCTTATGAACAGCATTGTGAAGGTAAAGGCATTGGACGATACCTGTTTGGACAAAATTCAAGAAATTAGAGCAATGGCAAGGCATGCACGCGAAATACAAAGTAGTGGCGAAAGCATAGACAGTCAACCAGATGGAAAGGAAGTGAATCCTGATGTTTCGCTTCCACAAGATGGATCAAGTATTCAAGACGTAGGAAATTCTTCTTCTGATGCTCTAAGGCTGGACCTTCCACAAGGCGAAGAAGGGTCAAACTTATTTGATATGGAAAAAGTACTTGACAATGCGACACCAAGTTGCAAAGCTGTGAAGTTAAGGATTATTAGTTCTGTTAAGGAAGCAAGAGAATATCTTCATAAAAAACAAGAACCTGAAACTAATAACTTACATCAAGTTCCAAAGAGGGATAGTGAGGATGATGTGTTTGGCAATACGGCACCAAGTTTAAACCATTCCTGGAAGGATACTAGTATGGCTGGAGGTGGGGATCTTTTGAACAACAACAATGATTCTAAAGATGAGCGTACTAAAGGTAGTGGTGGGGAATTAGAAAGAGCAAAGCGTGAGAAGTGGATTGAGGATAATTTTCATGAGTTTGAGCCACTGGTTGAGAAGATTAGAGGTGGATTTAGAAACAATTACATGGTAGCTAGAGAAAAAGTGAAAGAAGATCTAAATTTAGTCTCAGAGCTTGAACGTGACGAAAACGAAAGCGAATTTGAATGGATGAAAGATGAGAAGCTTAGGGAAATTGTGTTCCAAGTACGAGAAAATGAGCTGATGGGCCGGGATCCCTTCTATCTTATGGACACTCAAGATAAggccttgtttttcaagggtctTGAGGAAAAAATTGAGAAAGAAAACGAGAAACTAGGTCATCTGCATGATTATCTTCATTCCAATATTGAAAATCTTGATTACGGAGCAG ATGGAATTAGCTTGTATGATCCTCCAGAGAAGATTATACCCCGATGGAAGGGCCCCCCACCAGCAACAACAATGAGTCAAGAGTTTCTTGATGATTATTTAGATCAAAGGAAAGCACTTTTTGCTGAAACCTTGGGGAATGTGGACCTCGATTCTCAAAATATTCTTCGAAGCAGCAACAATGTAGATGAGAATTTAAAAAGTTCAAATACTGTGATAGAAGGGAGTGATGGGTCTAAGAAAGCTGGCAAGAAGTCCGGGAAAGAATTTTGGGAGCACACTAAGAAATGGTCTCGTGGATTTATAGATTCTTATAATGCTGAGAATGATCCGGAAACCAAAGCTGCTATGAAGGATATCGGGAAGGACTTGGACAGATGGATTACGGAGAAAGAGATACAAGATGCTGCTGATATTATGGATAAGGTTCCTGATAAAGGGAAGAAGTTCATCGcagaaaaaataaataagttgAAGAGGGAGATGGAGTTGTTTGGACCACAGGCCGTTGTCAGCAAGTACAGTGAGTATGGAGACGAGGAGGAAatagattattattggtggcttGATCTCCCATATCTACTG TGCATTGAGATGTATATTGATGGAGATGGAGATGAGAGAATAGGATTCTATTCATTAGAGATGGCGTCAGATGTTGAACTAGATCCGAAACCGCATCATATTATTGCTTTTGAGGATGCTGGTGACTGCAAGAATCTTTGCTATATTATACAGACACATATGGAAATGCTTGGAAATGGCAATGCTTTTGTTGTGCCACAAATGCCAAAG GATACCTACCAGGAAGCCAAGGCAAATGGTTTCAATGTGACGGTTATAAGAAAAGGAGAGCTAAAACTGGACGTGGACCAAACACTAGAAGAGGTGGAGGAAAAGATTGTTGAGATTGGCagcaagatgtaccatgatcaaATCATGAAACCTCACAATGTGGATGTAGATTCAGTCATGAAAGGTGTTTTTGGATTCACCAGCAG ACGATTGAAGAGGCCAACCAAATGA